In Nicotiana tabacum cultivar K326 chromosome 17, ASM71507v2, whole genome shotgun sequence, one DNA window encodes the following:
- the LOC107817709 gene encoding peptidyl-prolyl cis-trans isomerase Pin1-like, with amino-acid sequence MRVPQYQFPRVSDNCISRKNPQILCNSQLIPSSISTRKSAKIDSDKKRKKTSISSADRPSDKHKKKSKMSSSSSRSSSGGEKVRASHILIKHQGSRRKASWKDPEGHVISNTTKDAAVSQLKSLREDIVSGKAKFEDVAATHSDCSSAKRGGDLGPFGKGQMQKPFEEATYALKVGEISDIVETDSGVHIIKRTA; translated from the exons ATGCGTGTTCCACAGTACCAATTTCCAAGAGTGAGTGATAACTGTATCAGCAGAAAAAACCCTCAAATACTCTGCAATTCTCAGCTCATTCCCTCTTCAATCAGTACACGGAAATCTGCAAAAATAGATTCggataagaagaggaagaagacatCGATCTCTTCAGCAGATCGACCGTCGGACAAGCACAAGAAAAAGTCCAAAATGTCCTCATCCTCCTCCCGCTCCTCCTCCGGCGGCGAAAAAGTGAGGGCTTCCCATATACTCATTAAGCATCAGGGATCACGTCGTAAGGCTTCCTGGAAGGATCCAGAAGGCCACGTCATCTCCAACACCACCAAAGACGCCGCCGTCTCTCAGCTCAAATCTCTCCGTGAAGACATTGTCTCCGGCAAAGCTAAGTTCGAAGACGTGGCTGCTACTCATTCCGACTGTAGCTCCGCCAAACGCGGAGGTGATCTCG GTCCATTTGGCAAAGGTCAGATGCAGAAACCTTTTGAAGAAGCAACTTATGCTCTAAAAGTTGGCGAGATAAGTGACATCGTGGAAACTGACAGCGGGGTTCACATCATCAAGAGAACAGCATAA